From the Blastocatellia bacterium genome, one window contains:
- a CDS encoding heme-binding protein produces the protein MITVPKLTLADAKIILEAAEEKAREIGVPMDIAVVDDGGNLLAFHRMDGARITSIDIAINKAFTAAGARRATHEYAAVAQPGQPAFGIHVSNHGRFMIFGGGLPIFVDGQIVGGVGCSSGTVEEDMAVAQAGIDALLKALGKS, from the coding sequence ATGATCACGGTACCGAAACTGACGCTTGCTGATGCCAAGATCATTCTCGAAGCCGCTGAAGAGAAAGCGCGGGAAATCGGCGTTCCCATGGACATCGCCGTCGTTGATGATGGAGGGAATCTTCTGGCTTTTCATCGTATGGATGGAGCCAGGATCACCAGCATTGACATCGCCATCAACAAAGCCTTTACGGCAGCAGGAGCGCGCCGGGCAACTCACGAATATGCTGCTGTGGCCCAGCCGGGCCAACCCGCTTTTGGTATTCATGTCAGCAATCATGGCCGGTTTATGATTTTCGGCGGAGGTCTCCCGATCTTTGTGGACGGTCAGATTGTCGGCGGCGTCGGCTGTAGCTCGGGCACGGTGGAGGAAGATATGGCCGTTGCCCAGGCGGGAATTGACGCCCTGCTGAAGGCACTGGGGAAGAGCTGA
- a CDS encoding SDR family oxidoreductase: protein MQLKDRGVLVTGAAKRVGRVVALALARRGAHVVVHYHHSSGDAQRTVEEIQALGVRATALAADLTRVSEIESMVERAAQFLGRLDVLVNNASVFWRTPFGAITERDWDDHFDVNLKATFFCAQAAAQVMQRQGEGKIINISDWAGYRPYADYIPYCVSKAGVIALTQVLARTLAPTIQVNSVAPGPVLLPEDYDDREREKIIQETPLGRLGSPEDVAQAVLFLIEGSDFITGHTLVVDGGRLIR, encoded by the coding sequence ATGCAACTGAAGGACCGAGGAGTACTGGTGACGGGCGCTGCCAAACGCGTGGGCCGTGTGGTGGCTCTGGCGCTGGCCCGTCGTGGAGCCCATGTGGTTGTGCACTATCATCATTCGTCGGGGGATGCACAACGAACGGTCGAAGAAATACAGGCCCTCGGCGTGCGCGCGACGGCCCTGGCGGCGGATCTCACCCGAGTCTCCGAAATCGAGAGTATGGTTGAGCGGGCGGCTCAGTTTCTCGGTCGCCTCGATGTACTCGTCAATAATGCGTCGGTCTTTTGGCGCACACCCTTTGGAGCGATCACCGAGCGGGACTGGGATGATCACTTCGACGTGAATTTGAAGGCGACCTTCTTCTGCGCCCAGGCCGCAGCGCAGGTCATGCAGAGGCAGGGGGAGGGAAAGATCATCAATATTTCCGATTGGGCGGGCTATCGGCCTTACGCCGACTATATTCCCTATTGCGTCTCCAAAGCCGGTGTGATTGCCCTGACGCAGGTTCTCGCGCGTACGCTCGCGCCGACCATTCAGGTCAATAGCGTCGCCCCCGGCCCGGTTCTGTTGCCGGAAGATTACGATGACCGGGAGCGGGAGAAAATTATTCAGGAGACGCCGCTTGGCCGCCTCGGATCGCCCGAGGATGTTGCGCAGGCCGTCCTTTTCCTCATCGAAGGGAGCGATTTTATCACCGGGCATACGCTCGTCGTGGATGGTGGGCGGCTCATCCGATAG
- a CDS encoding RNB domain-containing ribonuclease — translation MAGPSSPAEITMADYAGKIVEFVAEDEAQVGFVLKQTSDRLVVRDERGREATVSPAKVVLVVSPPPSVPRGPGELIRQWNAQVQSICSTIDLPLLWETVAGESREYDLSELATIYFARATPEEHAALFRVLMGDEFFFKRVGIRFKPRTPAQVEELQRRLDEQRRREALRQQSLEWLRSVLAADEPCEIPPEFTELVDRIEAFLLKKQGGDVVGLLSKVHEEMTAREVAFDVLVKVGRLEASVDPLLVIGGIRQEFSAEALQAVNALTPFHGDDTRTDFTRLEAFAIDDEETQEVDDAFTVEFLDETVRLGIHIADVGYFVAKGDPLDAEAYQRAITVYLPTGRIPMLPERLAFDLASLQQGAVRPVMSFLLECDRSGEIRRTSIEPGVIRIARRLTYEEADQLLASSSDAALVWLSQLASRHLEWRLERGGLLIRRPEMKVRVKDGQISLKQLDPWSPSRMIVSELMILANWLAAEQAAIGDLPIIFRAQDPPAEPIDPALMEAVRERYDPVALEKVVKLIRRSKLSLFPQSHTGLGLSAYTQLTSPIRRFADLVMQRQLMAAIRKEQLPYERDELLEVLATVESAEREIRALEAKATRYWILEFLRGQPQGQAYRGIVVRRMPGFYLVELSDYLVRGILRTKDSLDVGDHLMVTIAETNPKTGTLRLQQCE, via the coding sequence GTGGCAGGACCATCTTCACCGGCGGAAATCACCATGGCCGATTACGCGGGAAAGATCGTGGAATTCGTGGCTGAGGATGAGGCCCAGGTCGGATTCGTCCTCAAGCAGACGAGTGATCGGTTGGTCGTCCGAGACGAACGTGGACGCGAAGCAACGGTTTCACCCGCGAAGGTTGTTCTCGTGGTCAGCCCTCCACCCTCTGTGCCGAGAGGGCCGGGAGAGTTGATCCGGCAGTGGAACGCGCAGGTTCAGTCCATTTGCTCGACCATTGATCTCCCCCTGCTGTGGGAGACGGTGGCGGGGGAGAGTCGGGAATATGATTTGAGCGAACTGGCCACGATTTATTTCGCCCGGGCCACGCCAGAGGAACATGCCGCTCTCTTTCGCGTCCTCATGGGGGATGAATTCTTTTTCAAGCGCGTGGGCATTCGCTTCAAACCCCGGACGCCCGCTCAGGTGGAGGAACTTCAAAGGAGGCTTGATGAGCAGCGGCGGCGCGAAGCATTGCGGCAACAGTCACTGGAATGGTTGAGGAGTGTCCTGGCGGCGGACGAGCCGTGTGAAATCCCGCCGGAGTTCACCGAGCTTGTGGATCGAATCGAGGCCTTCCTCCTCAAGAAGCAGGGAGGTGACGTCGTCGGTCTGCTCTCGAAGGTTCACGAGGAGATGACGGCCAGGGAAGTGGCCTTCGATGTGCTGGTGAAGGTAGGGCGGCTGGAGGCGTCGGTTGATCCGCTTCTGGTCATCGGAGGAATCCGACAGGAGTTCTCCGCCGAGGCCCTGCAGGCCGTTAACGCTCTCACCCCTTTTCACGGCGACGACACACGAACGGATTTCACCCGTCTGGAGGCGTTCGCCATTGATGACGAGGAGACTCAGGAGGTGGATGACGCCTTCACTGTCGAATTCCTGGACGAGACCGTTCGCCTTGGCATCCACATCGCCGATGTCGGCTACTTCGTGGCCAAGGGTGATCCTCTCGATGCCGAAGCGTATCAACGGGCCATCACCGTATATCTGCCGACGGGCCGCATTCCGATGTTGCCCGAGCGACTGGCCTTTGATCTGGCGAGCCTCCAACAGGGGGCCGTCCGTCCCGTGATGAGTTTCCTTCTGGAATGCGACAGAAGCGGAGAGATCCGCCGGACGAGCATCGAGCCGGGGGTCATCCGGATAGCGCGCCGGTTGACCTACGAGGAGGCGGATCAGTTGCTGGCATCGTCTTCCGATGCGGCGCTCGTCTGGCTCTCTCAGTTGGCCAGCCGTCACCTGGAGTGGAGGCTTGAACGTGGAGGGTTACTCATCCGCCGTCCGGAGATGAAAGTCCGCGTGAAGGACGGCCAGATTAGCCTCAAGCAGCTCGATCCCTGGTCTCCCAGCCGGATGATCGTTAGCGAGCTGATGATCCTGGCCAACTGGCTGGCGGCCGAACAGGCGGCCATCGGCGACCTCCCCATCATTTTTCGCGCCCAGGATCCTCCCGCCGAGCCGATTGATCCGGCTCTGATGGAAGCCGTTCGGGAGAGATACGACCCGGTGGCGCTTGAGAAAGTCGTGAAGCTCATCCGAAGATCGAAATTGTCTTTATTCCCTCAGAGCCATACCGGGCTGGGCTTGAGCGCTTATACGCAACTGACCTCTCCGATTCGCCGGTTTGCCGATCTGGTGATGCAGCGCCAGCTCATGGCGGCCATCCGGAAGGAGCAGCTTCCTTACGAACGCGATGAGCTATTGGAAGTTCTGGCCACCGTAGAGTCGGCTGAACGGGAGATCCGGGCACTCGAGGCCAAGGCAACGCGCTACTGGATCCTCGAATTCCTGCGGGGACAACCGCAGGGACAGGCCTATCGGGGAATTGTCGTTCGGCGAATGCCGGGTTTTTATCTCGTCGAACTCTCCGACTACCTCGTTCGAGGGATCCTCCGGACGAAAGATTCGCTCGATGTGGGTGACCATCTGATGGTCACCATCGCTGAGACGAATCCCAAAACGGGGACCCTTCGGTTGCAGCAATGCGAGTGA